In Zobellia roscoffensis, the following are encoded in one genomic region:
- a CDS encoding sulfatase, with protein MKIECNTVGLIQDKKMIIRTIKFLFIAFLSIGTLQCKPAETELQDDKKPNIVLINIDDLGYKDLGFMGSKYYETPNLDALANEGMVFYNAYAGAANCAPSRACLISGLNTPRHGIYTVSPSDRGDIKTRKLIPIKNTAHLSDTIYTLPEMLKSAGYVTGSFGKWHVGENPLNQGIDINIGGSSKGNPGKEGYFSPYKIDHISNGKKGEYLTDRLTNEGIEYIKKYKDTTFFLYMPYYTVHTPIMGKEEFVAKFESKKGQNGQNKPDYAAMVYAMDQNVGRLLNAIEQNGLEENTLVIFTSDNGGIRAISEQNPLRAGKGSYYEGGIRVPLVIKWPGKIKPNSTSTATVSNLDFYPTLQHITNPTKKANLLDGINLEAILYGEQPVTRNLYFHFPIYLQKYDLLKDQGRDPLFRTRPGSVIISGEWKLHEYFEDGELELYNLNTDIGEKNNLAQYNLARTKQLYEELSKWRIRTNAPIPTSSNEAYDPTANQ; from the coding sequence ATGAAAATAGAATGTAACACCGTGGGCTTAATCCAAGATAAAAAGATGATTATCCGTACTATCAAATTTCTGTTCATAGCCTTTCTTTCCATAGGCACATTACAATGTAAACCAGCTGAAACAGAACTCCAAGATGATAAAAAACCGAATATAGTTCTTATTAATATAGATGATCTTGGATATAAAGATCTTGGTTTTATGGGAAGTAAATATTATGAAACCCCTAACTTAGATGCTTTGGCAAATGAAGGTATGGTATTTTATAATGCCTATGCAGGCGCAGCTAATTGTGCTCCAAGTAGAGCCTGTCTCATTTCTGGCCTCAATACTCCTAGACACGGAATCTATACGGTAAGCCCATCTGATCGTGGAGATATAAAAACACGAAAGTTAATTCCTATAAAAAACACCGCCCATTTAAGCGATACTATTTATACCCTGCCAGAAATGCTAAAATCCGCAGGTTATGTAACCGGTAGTTTTGGCAAATGGCATGTAGGCGAAAACCCTTTAAATCAAGGAATTGACATTAATATAGGCGGAAGTTCAAAAGGTAATCCTGGCAAAGAAGGTTATTTTTCTCCATATAAAATTGACCATATTTCAAATGGAAAAAAAGGAGAATACTTAACCGATAGACTCACCAATGAAGGCATTGAATATATCAAGAAATATAAAGACACAACTTTCTTTCTTTATATGCCCTATTACACAGTGCATACCCCAATTATGGGAAAAGAAGAGTTCGTTGCTAAATTTGAATCGAAAAAAGGGCAAAACGGACAAAACAAACCCGATTACGCGGCAATGGTATATGCCATGGACCAGAATGTAGGCAGGCTTCTAAATGCCATAGAACAAAATGGTCTGGAAGAAAATACTCTTGTGATTTTCACTTCCGATAATGGTGGTATAAGAGCCATTTCAGAACAGAATCCTTTACGAGCGGGAAAAGGTTCTTATTATGAAGGTGGCATTCGTGTTCCTTTGGTTATAAAATGGCCTGGAAAAATCAAACCTAATTCCACATCTACCGCAACAGTTAGCAATTTAGATTTTTACCCTACCCTACAGCATATTACCAATCCCACAAAAAAAGCCAATTTACTTGATGGTATAAATCTTGAAGCCATTTTATACGGAGAACAGCCAGTTACACGAAATCTCTATTTTCACTTCCCGATCTATCTTCAAAAATATGACCTACTAAAAGACCAAGGCAGAGATCCTCTCTTTAGAACTCGGCCAGGATCGGTTATTATTTCGGGGGAATGGAAACTACATGAATATTTTGAGGACGGTGAGCTCGAACTCTATAACCTAAACACGGATATTGGCGAAAAAAACAATCTGGCACAATATAACCTAGCTAGGACTAAACAACTATATGAAGAATTAAGTAAATGGCGCATACGAACAAACGCACCAATACCTACTTCGTCAAATGAGGCATATGACCCTACTGCGAACCAGTAA
- a CDS encoding hybrid sensor histidine kinase/response regulator transcription factor, with protein MKQILPLFLFVCCWVTGNAQNVPAYFHALHIDDSRFNKKTNVVYEDHLGYLWLGTDSGLYRYDGHSLVENQYDVFDETSIPNNSINSIIEDSYGNLWIGSESYLIWYNRKNNSFKGFYKNNTTVILGKSKDGTIWANLRNTGIVKITPKDALPEIKFQTQLNYKQKDSIWTGSKAINDHSEDIFGRNWFATPKGILALNKEEQLINTEFSRNTSYLIPAENNTFLATTDEGMFLLEYRKEEFELKILGKIGGFIETPEPMEFTSISRDQESGIIWVSTQSGLYKGQKVANSYVFNYVEEEQQTNKNPYENRINSSIIDKYNNLWITTNKGIKKHIDRNSIFSYTTLGKNLNNRFTQDLLMFGNNQLLVTLDRDGLYSFDVNNDTKKLLTPANQNYSVIKKDFSQKEILYGTGNHLLLSTNYSTDNKNVQFDTLKKYHYNVRDVIALNPTEIWVGLWGGGIHIINPDDSINTFKKKAVSTLFGKNVSVMHLDRNHNLWIGTRGDGLFKINLIEEEIDIFNPSVENGLSSNAILCLLEDEQGNMWIGSRGGGLNFYNTKDHTITSYGKTEGLVSTTVASIAKDKSQNLWLSTRDGISRFDVKEKKFVNFGIEDGVTESHFIFNSSAVAETGEIYFGCPEGFFTVSPKNYKKELLVPNTIITNYTIFGDFNKSNTVNKKSHSKKFLNTTDSLRLEHNRNNIAFEFSTLDFTAPNKNQFAYMLEGINDFWHYTKASNRNANYNDLPPGDYTFKVKSSNSDGVWNSNPAIFNFTIKPPYWKSNLAYIIYFLLLIISIYTTWLVIKRWYKLKKKLVAETVSREKDNEMNRMKMVFFTDISHELRTPLALILGTIEKVVKDKKFTLSPITSQRIYNNTLRMHRLINQLMDIRKFDEGKLKLHISKNNIVKDIEIIKNAFNDFAKIYKIDYQFKTQENEIIGWYDVDILEKILFNLLSNAFKYTPKKGVIKVSLERVSVMEKRNFRKKIGAGEYIKCSVRDNGIGIPKKDIDQIFDRYYQATKKYSNQIPGTGIGMELVQKLTERHYGTITVESEENVFTEFTFYLPINKNRYHKKERINSGTPLTKNFIKNSEFQVIEEVSKQIETQPKETIDTKPMVLLVEDNDDLRSMVKDELKQDFNIIEASNGQEGYATCLTKKPDLILCDILMPIEDGISMLGRLKNNPDTMTIPIFMLTAKNSEESKIECLSLGADDYIEKPFSLEFVRWKVKNTFSSREGLKDKYSKIITPEPSELKVDSNDIKFIRKLIEVIEKFIDDSSLNVEFLASEVGMSRANLYRKLQAINNDTPVNFIKQIRLKRAAQLLKNNKMYISEVAYMTGFNNQKYFSKCFSKAYGVSPTEYSKQNFEETKKSI; from the coding sequence ATGAAACAAATTCTCCCCCTTTTCCTTTTTGTTTGTTGTTGGGTTACCGGTAACGCCCAAAACGTTCCGGCCTATTTTCATGCGTTACACATAGACGATAGTCGTTTTAATAAAAAGACGAACGTGGTATATGAGGATCACCTAGGGTATTTATGGTTGGGGACGGATAGTGGCCTATACAGGTATGACGGCCACTCTCTAGTGGAAAACCAATATGATGTTTTTGATGAAACCTCTATTCCAAATAACAGCATCAATTCCATTATAGAAGATAGCTACGGGAATTTATGGATCGGAAGTGAGAGCTATTTAATATGGTACAATAGAAAAAACAATAGTTTTAAAGGATTTTACAAGAACAATACTACCGTTATCTTAGGGAAATCAAAAGATGGTACGATCTGGGCAAATTTGCGAAATACCGGCATTGTCAAAATCACACCTAAGGACGCGCTTCCCGAGATTAAGTTCCAGACGCAGCTCAACTATAAGCAAAAGGATAGTATTTGGACCGGTAGCAAGGCAATAAACGACCATAGTGAAGATATTTTTGGTAGAAATTGGTTCGCTACGCCCAAAGGAATACTGGCATTGAACAAGGAGGAGCAACTTATAAATACAGAGTTTTCTAGAAATACGTCTTATCTGATACCCGCTGAAAACAATACCTTTTTGGCAACTACCGATGAAGGCATGTTCCTATTAGAATACAGAAAAGAGGAATTTGAGCTCAAGATTTTGGGGAAAATTGGTGGTTTCATAGAAACTCCAGAGCCAATGGAGTTTACTTCTATCTCAAGAGACCAAGAATCCGGTATAATATGGGTGAGTACTCAATCCGGACTTTACAAGGGGCAAAAAGTGGCTAATTCCTACGTTTTCAATTATGTGGAAGAAGAGCAACAAACGAATAAAAATCCTTACGAAAACAGAATCAATTCATCCATTATAGATAAGTACAATAACTTATGGATTACTACCAACAAGGGTATTAAGAAACATATTGATAGAAATTCAATTTTCTCATACACAACCCTTGGCAAAAACTTGAACAACCGCTTCACCCAAGACTTATTAATGTTCGGAAACAACCAATTATTGGTAACGTTAGACAGAGACGGGCTATATAGTTTTGATGTAAATAACGATACCAAGAAATTATTAACGCCCGCCAATCAAAATTACAGCGTTATTAAGAAAGATTTTTCTCAAAAGGAAATACTCTATGGCACTGGAAATCATCTATTGCTTTCCACAAATTATAGTACCGACAACAAAAATGTACAATTTGACACCTTAAAAAAATATCACTACAACGTACGCGATGTCATTGCCCTAAACCCAACTGAAATCTGGGTAGGACTTTGGGGAGGAGGTATACACATCATTAATCCGGACGATTCAATAAACACTTTTAAAAAGAAAGCGGTTTCTACCCTTTTTGGAAAAAATGTTTCGGTCATGCATTTAGATCGAAATCACAATTTATGGATCGGAACACGTGGTGATGGTTTATTTAAGATAAATCTAATTGAAGAGGAAATAGATATATTTAATCCTTCTGTAGAGAATGGTCTTAGTTCAAATGCCATTTTATGCCTACTTGAGGACGAACAGGGCAATATGTGGATAGGCTCCAGAGGTGGCGGCCTAAATTTTTACAACACCAAAGATCACACCATTACCAGCTATGGTAAAACCGAAGGTTTGGTATCTACAACCGTTGCGAGTATTGCTAAAGATAAATCCCAGAACTTATGGTTGAGTACAAGAGACGGTATTTCTAGGTTTGACGTTAAAGAAAAAAAGTTCGTGAATTTTGGAATTGAAGATGGTGTAACCGAGAGTCATTTTATATTCAATTCATCTGCTGTTGCTGAAACTGGAGAAATTTATTTTGGTTGTCCAGAAGGTTTTTTTACGGTCAGCCCAAAAAATTATAAAAAGGAATTATTGGTACCCAATACTATTATTACCAACTATACCATATTTGGAGACTTCAACAAATCTAACACCGTAAACAAGAAAAGCCATTCAAAAAAGTTTCTAAACACCACAGATAGCCTAAGATTGGAGCATAACAGAAACAACATTGCATTTGAATTTTCTACCTTAGATTTTACTGCTCCAAACAAAAACCAGTTTGCATATATGCTGGAGGGAATAAATGATTTTTGGCATTATACCAAGGCCTCTAACCGTAACGCCAACTACAATGATCTGCCCCCAGGAGATTACACATTTAAAGTAAAAAGTTCTAATAGTGATGGGGTATGGAACAGCAATCCTGCAATATTTAATTTTACCATTAAACCGCCCTATTGGAAAAGTAATTTAGCCTATATTATTTATTTTCTTCTTTTAATCATCTCTATTTACACCACTTGGCTAGTCATAAAAAGATGGTACAAACTAAAGAAAAAGCTGGTTGCAGAAACGGTAAGTAGAGAAAAAGACAACGAGATGAACCGAATGAAAATGGTGTTCTTTACAGATATTTCTCATGAACTTCGTACGCCATTGGCCTTAATCCTTGGTACTATAGAAAAAGTGGTAAAAGACAAAAAATTTACGTTAAGCCCCATTACCTCCCAAAGAATCTATAATAACACGCTTAGAATGCACCGGCTGATCAATCAGTTAATGGATATTAGAAAGTTTGATGAGGGTAAATTAAAATTACATATCTCCAAAAATAACATTGTCAAGGATATAGAAATAATTAAAAATGCCTTTAACGATTTTGCCAAGATTTACAAAATAGACTATCAATTTAAAACCCAAGAGAATGAAATCATAGGTTGGTATGATGTAGATATTCTTGAGAAAATTCTATTCAATCTCCTCTCCAATGCCTTTAAATACACCCCAAAGAAAGGTGTAATCAAAGTCTCACTTGAGCGGGTATCCGTTATGGAGAAACGCAATTTCAGAAAGAAAATAGGTGCGGGAGAATATATAAAATGTAGCGTTAGGGACAATGGTATTGGAATTCCAAAAAAAGATATAGACCAAATTTTTGATCGCTACTATCAAGCTACAAAAAAATATAGCAACCAAATACCAGGAACCGGCATCGGAATGGAATTGGTACAAAAATTAACGGAGCGCCACTACGGCACCATAACTGTAGAAAGCGAAGAAAATGTGTTTACAGAATTCACGTTTTATCTGCCTATAAACAAAAACAGATATCATAAAAAAGAGCGTATCAACAGCGGTACGCCACTCACCAAAAACTTTATAAAAAATTCAGAATTTCAGGTCATTGAAGAAGTTTCCAAGCAAATAGAAACACAACCAAAAGAAACTATAGATACTAAACCCATGGTCTTACTTGTGGAAGATAATGACGATTTACGTTCAATGGTAAAAGATGAACTGAAACAAGATTTTAATATTATTGAAGCTAGCAATGGTCAGGAAGGATACGCTACGTGTTTGACGAAAAAACCAGATTTAATCTTATGCGATATTCTCATGCCCATAGAAGATGGTATTTCTATGTTAGGAAGGCTAAAAAATAATCCTGACACCATGACCATACCTATCTTTATGCTCACCGCTAAAAACTCTGAAGAGTCAAAAATAGAATGCCTTAGTTTGGGTGCAGATGACTATATAGAAAAGCCTTTTAGTCTTGAATTTGTACGGTGGAAAGTAAAAAATACGTTTAGCTCACGCGAAGGCCTTAAGGATAAATACAGTAAAATAATAACTCCTGAACCATCAGAACTAAAAGTCGATTCCAATGACATAAAATTTATACGAAAGCTCATAGAAGTAATTGAAAAATTTATAGATGACAGCTCTCTAAACGTAGAATTTTTGGCGTCGGAGGTAGGTATGAGTCGAGCTAACCTATATCGTAAACTACAAGCAATCAATAATGATACACCTGTTAATTTCATTAAACAGATTCGTCTAAAACGCGCCGCACAGTTATTGAAAAACAATAAAATGTACATCTCCGAAGTAGCCTATATGACCGGTTTCAATAATCAGAAATACTTTAGCAAATGCTTCAGCAAAGCATACGGAGTAAGTCCTACAGAATATAGCAAACAAAATTTTGAGGAGACAAAAAAGAGTATTTAA
- a CDS encoding SusC/RagA family TonB-linked outer membrane protein — protein sequence MKLKRLLLLLLFGSMVSLQAQQNLTGTITDESGQPLPGVNVLVKGTTVGTVADFDGNYSIEASEGATLEFSYLGFVTKSVQVGNETTINTVLQEDVALLDEVVVIGYGTSTKKDLVSSVSSVKSDVLENQPVARVDQALQGRATGVEVTSNNGTPGSGSTIRIRGNSSINGNNDPLYVIDGFIAGTGFNLNTINVNDIASIEILKDATALSIYGTRGASGVILITTKNGKGMAPGKPVVAINHYQSMQGTANRIDILGGQDFVNYKNESYQFTPGPDGFGLTDSTLPLVLNPETTTTTDWLDLVEQPGSISNTDVSVTGNSENANYFISGNYFNQKGVLRGSGLERVNFRTNLDVRVSDRFKTGIRANITHYKIENNKVDYGGIVSQVLPIRPVYLEDGSFSFENPISAGLERNPEADIQLRVDHDLVTQVITNAYVEYEIAKNLSFKSTFGAQLNYKKENNYLPGILPERVNGGFGRINTTFTKSILNENTLNYNLDLDDHSIKVLGGFTWQKDNNESTRSEADQFPNDVVLFNNLALGDASTAVVGSGYSQRTLSSFLGRVNYGYKSKYLLTLVGRYDGSSVFETGNKYAFFPSIGAAWNVDEENFMADSNVIDRFKLRGSYGIVGEQGVKAYNSLATYNNTTTVFNGSLINGVAVGDVPSSGLSWETTKQLDLGIELGFLNNRITFEADYYRKTTEDLLLAVALSGQVGANSTTQLQNLGSVRNSGFEFGLNTVNVENDNFQWESNLSISSNNSEILELDGQEYITLQSTGNQGGNSARLIVGESLPTFVGAKYLGTYKTADEIIADGREGRSFIGGPRYEDVNGDSNINDEDSVVLGSPIPDFYGGFRNTFTYKDLTLDIFFHGSYGSEIFNIRTQTAYFGRGDQNVDPIVLDRWIAGVNETSDIPRAGPSNSLFNPNSSLNIEDGSYLRLKTLSLNYNVPLESGGLSDVFSSLNFYVTGTNLLLFTDFTLGDPEVNNFSDGSGLNSVSQGFASGQYPYAKSITLGIKVEF from the coding sequence ATGAAATTAAAAAGATTGTTATTGCTACTGCTATTTGGTAGTATGGTGTCTCTACAGGCACAACAAAATTTGACAGGAACTATTACGGATGAGTCTGGCCAACCGCTACCGGGTGTGAATGTTTTAGTAAAAGGAACTACGGTAGGCACCGTAGCCGATTTTGACGGAAACTATTCTATTGAAGCATCTGAAGGTGCTACTTTAGAATTTAGTTATTTAGGGTTTGTAACCAAAAGCGTTCAAGTAGGGAACGAAACTACTATAAACACCGTGCTGCAAGAAGACGTAGCATTGTTGGACGAAGTGGTCGTAATTGGGTATGGTACATCTACCAAAAAAGATTTAGTGTCTTCTGTATCTTCTGTTAAATCAGATGTTCTAGAAAACCAACCTGTAGCTAGAGTAGATCAAGCGTTGCAAGGGCGTGCTACTGGGGTAGAGGTTACTTCAAATAACGGTACACCAGGTTCTGGTTCTACTATTCGTATTAGGGGTAATAGTTCTATCAACGGAAATAATGACCCGTTATATGTTATTGACGGTTTCATTGCGGGAACAGGTTTTAACCTTAATACAATAAACGTAAACGATATTGCATCCATTGAAATATTAAAAGATGCAACAGCCCTTTCTATATATGGTACAAGGGGTGCGTCTGGGGTAATTTTAATTACTACTAAAAATGGTAAAGGTATGGCGCCAGGGAAACCGGTAGTAGCTATTAACCATTACCAAAGTATGCAAGGAACGGCAAACCGTATAGACATTCTTGGGGGACAAGATTTTGTGAACTATAAAAATGAATCGTATCAGTTTACACCGGGGCCAGATGGTTTTGGACTTACGGATAGCACGTTACCATTGGTTTTAAATCCAGAAACTACGACTACCACAGATTGGTTGGATTTAGTAGAGCAACCGGGCTCTATTTCAAATACGGATGTATCTGTAACAGGGAATTCTGAAAACGCCAATTATTTTATCTCTGGAAATTATTTCAATCAAAAAGGGGTTCTTAGAGGCTCTGGTTTAGAAAGAGTAAACTTCAGAACCAATCTTGATGTTAGAGTTTCCGATAGGTTTAAGACAGGTATTAGAGCTAATATTACGCACTACAAGATAGAAAATAACAAAGTCGATTATGGTGGTATTGTCTCTCAAGTACTACCCATACGTCCGGTTTATTTGGAAGACGGAAGCTTTTCGTTCGAAAACCCCATTAGTGCAGGATTGGAACGAAACCCAGAAGCAGATATACAATTACGTGTAGATCATGATTTAGTTACCCAAGTTATAACCAATGCATATGTAGAATACGAAATAGCTAAAAATCTTTCTTTTAAATCTACTTTTGGTGCTCAGTTAAATTATAAAAAGGAGAACAATTATTTACCAGGTATTCTTCCTGAGCGTGTTAATGGAGGCTTTGGTAGAATTAACACCACCTTTACGAAGAGTATCTTGAATGAAAATACGCTTAACTATAATTTAGATTTAGATGATCATTCTATAAAAGTACTAGGTGGTTTTACTTGGCAAAAGGATAATAACGAGAGTACCCGTTCCGAAGCTGATCAATTTCCTAATGATGTAGTACTTTTTAATAATCTGGCTTTAGGTGATGCTTCAACTGCAGTAGTAGGGTCGGGTTATAGTCAACGTACCTTAAGTTCATTTTTAGGTAGAGTTAACTATGGTTATAAAAGTAAATACTTGCTTACGTTGGTGGGTAGGTATGATGGCTCTTCGGTATTTGAAACGGGTAATAAATATGCTTTTTTCCCTTCAATAGGTGCTGCTTGGAATGTAGATGAGGAAAACTTTATGGCAGATTCCAATGTTATAGACCGTTTTAAGCTTAGAGGTAGTTACGGTATTGTTGGAGAGCAAGGGGTTAAAGCATATAATTCTTTAGCAACATACAATAACACCACAACGGTCTTTAATGGTTCTTTAATAAATGGTGTGGCAGTTGGTGATGTACCAAGTAGCGGTTTAAGCTGGGAAACCACAAAACAACTAGATTTAGGTATTGAATTAGGTTTCCTTAATAATAGAATAACTTTTGAGGCTGATTATTATAGAAAGACTACAGAAGATTTATTATTAGCAGTGGCATTGTCTGGGCAAGTAGGAGCGAACTCTACAACTCAATTGCAAAATTTAGGTTCTGTACGGAACAGTGGTTTTGAATTTGGTTTAAATACGGTTAACGTAGAGAATGATAATTTCCAATGGGAATCCAATCTAAGTATATCCTCTAACAATAGTGAGATATTGGAGTTAGATGGTCAAGAGTATATTACTTTACAATCCACGGGAAATCAAGGAGGTAATTCTGCTAGATTAATCGTTGGTGAATCACTACCAACTTTTGTAGGAGCAAAATATTTGGGAACCTATAAGACTGCAGATGAGATTATAGCAGATGGTAGAGAAGGACGATCGTTTATTGGTGGCCCTAGATACGAAGATGTTAATGGTGATTCCAATATTAACGATGAGGATTCTGTAGTGTTAGGTAGCCCTATCCCAGATTTTTATGGTGGTTTTAGAAATACATTTACATACAAAGACCTTACGTTAGATATCTTTTTCCACGGAAGTTATGGTTCGGAAATCTTCAACATAAGAACACAAACGGCGTATTTTGGTAGGGGCGATCAGAATGTAGACCCTATAGTACTAGATCGTTGGATAGCTGGTGTAAATGAAACTTCAGACATTCCAAGAGCGGGGCCATCTAACAGCTTGTTTAATCCTAATAGTAGTTTAAATATTGAAGATGGTTCTTACCTAAGGTTAAAAACCCTATCATTAAATTACAATGTGCCTTTAGAATCAGGTGGGCTTAGTGATGTGTTCAGCTCATTGAACTTTTATGTTACTGGAACAAATCTTTTACTTTTTACAGATTTTACTTTGGGTGATCCTGAGGTAAATAATTTTAGCGATGGAAGCGGTCTTAACTCTGTTTCCCAAGGTTTTGCATCTGGTCAATATCCGTATGCGAAATCAATAACATTAGGTATAAAAGTAGAATTTTAA
- a CDS encoding RagB/SusD family nutrient uptake outer membrane protein encodes MKTKIMSKFLILLVGFLVLSSCNDFLEEDLRDQITPDAFFTNDKEAELAVNGVYRLFHDNNVYRQRGLDNYYTSGADIQAANRDVNGAIHNYLIQEGTADGNGTWIQLYRVVNNTTEFISNIEGNENLSDDAKSSRLGELLFLRALAYYHLTNLWGDVPFYTEQLPVLERSVLGRTSKAEIRSAMKEDLARAFALLPGSYSGNDLGRASKWAAATLKAKYHLFDEEWALAKAECDVVIDGGAHRLLDNYADVFNQSDPSNQYNEEYIFVIDFEADYDGNLATTRTDDYNPRIRDEPAGRNNDTIVNGVSGSKVNIFQGLLRDQAEDMTGYGWSVPLPEFALQENWQDGDLRYDATIVTEYLGWKLAFPYFRKNWNLDQENSLRGNHPENYIVFRLADVYLMAAEAENELNGPGTAYFYVNKVRERAFEPDQPWSGLSKEEFREAMYDERKFELSAEGHRRMDLIRWGILLETVQTVQHRPWNNPAANIQPYHVLLPVPQNQLELNPNLLESDPTNNGYR; translated from the coding sequence ATGAAAACTAAAATAATGAGTAAATTTTTGATATTACTTGTGGGCTTTCTTGTTTTAAGTTCATGCAATGATTTCTTGGAAGAGGATTTAAGAGATCAAATTACACCAGATGCCTTTTTTACAAATGACAAAGAAGCAGAATTGGCTGTTAATGGTGTATACAGGTTATTTCATGATAATAATGTGTACAGGCAACGCGGGTTAGATAATTATTACACGAGCGGAGCGGACATTCAGGCAGCTAATAGGGATGTTAACGGGGCTATCCATAACTACCTGATTCAAGAAGGGACGGCAGATGGTAACGGTACTTGGATACAGTTGTATCGCGTGGTAAATAACACAACCGAATTTATTTCTAATATTGAAGGGAACGAGAACTTGTCCGATGATGCTAAGAGCAGTAGGTTAGGGGAGTTACTTTTTCTAAGGGCTTTGGCTTATTACCACCTTACCAATTTATGGGGAGACGTACCTTTTTATACGGAGCAGTTACCAGTATTAGAAAGATCTGTGTTAGGAAGAACTTCAAAAGCAGAGATAAGAAGTGCTATGAAGGAAGATTTAGCAAGGGCATTTGCTTTATTACCTGGCTCGTACTCAGGTAATGATTTAGGTAGAGCTAGTAAATGGGCCGCTGCAACTTTAAAGGCAAAATACCATCTTTTTGATGAGGAATGGGCTTTGGCAAAAGCGGAGTGTGATGTTGTAATAGATGGTGGAGCGCACCGGTTATTAGATAATTATGCCGATGTTTTTAATCAGTCTGATCCTAGCAATCAATATAATGAAGAATATATTTTTGTAATAGATTTTGAAGCGGATTATGACGGAAACTTGGCCACAACAAGAACAGATGATTATAACCCACGTATTAGAGATGAACCTGCAGGAAGAAATAATGACACTATTGTAAATGGGGTCTCGGGAAGTAAAGTAAACATATTTCAAGGTTTGTTACGTGATCAAGCTGAAGATATGACCGGTTACGGTTGGTCAGTACCACTACCAGAGTTTGCTTTACAAGAAAACTGGCAAGATGGTGATCTAAGATATGATGCAACTATTGTAACTGAGTATTTAGGATGGAAACTAGCATTCCCTTACTTCCGAAAAAATTGGAATTTAGATCAAGAGAATTCCCTACGTGGAAATCACCCAGAAAATTACATTGTTTTTCGTTTGGCTGATGTGTATTTAATGGCAGCTGAGGCAGAAAACGAGTTGAATGGTCCTGGGACTGCATATTTTTATGTGAATAAGGTTAGGGAAAGAGCTTTTGAGCCAGACCAACCATGGAGCGGTTTGTCCAAAGAAGAATTCAGGGAGGCTATGTATGATGAACGTAAGTTTGAGTTAAGTGCAGAAGGCCATCGCCGAATGGATCTTATACGTTGGGGTATATTGTTAGAAACGGTACAGACCGTTCAACACAGACCGTGGAACAACCCAGCGGCTAACATTCAGCCGTACCATGTGCTACTTCCGGTTCCTCAGAATCAGTTGGAACTTAATCCAAACCTATTGGAATCAGATCCTACAAATAATGGGTACCGATAA